The region CGCTTCGACTTCGACCGGCAGAACGACGACGGCGTCGCGCGCTGGCAGGGCTCGACGCCTGCCGAGACCCATGCGCGGCTGCGCGAGGTCGCGGGACGTACGACGACCCCGCCGGCGCCGCTCGACAGCCGCCTGGTCGAGGAGGTCGTGCACGGCGAGGACGTCCGTCGGCCGCTCGGCATCCGCCGCGCCTACCCCGAGGAGACTGTCTCGCGTGCGCTGGCACACCAGCTCAGGACGTCGGTCGGGCTGGGTGGCGGCAAGCAGCGCGCGGCCGGGCTGCGCCTCGTCGCGACCGACGCCGACCTGTCGTACGGCGACGGGGCCGAGGTCAGCGGTCCGCTCGTCTCGCTCCTGATGGTCGTCTCCGGTCGCGCGCAGGCGCTCGGGGACCTGTCCGGCCCGGGGACGGGCCGGCTGGAGCAGGGGTTGTCAGGGTCTTCCTGAACATGTCAGGCGTTGCACAGGCCGACATGTTCAGTGATCCCCGGTCAGCCGGGGATCACTCCAGGGGCGGCGGGCGCATCGCTGAAGGCGTGCTTCGGCGCGGCCAGGAGGGCCAGGGCGGCGAGGAAGGACGCGCCGGCGCAGACGGCCCAGACGGTGAGGTAGCCGCTGAGCGGCGCGACCTTCTCGGCGGTCGCGTCGAGCGAGCCGGTGGCGGTGAGCGCGATGGCGAAGATCGCCGAGGCGATCGCACCACCGACGGTCTTGGTGCCGTTGGTCATGCCGGTCGCGATGCCGGTGCGCTCGGGCGGTGCGGCCGCGGCGGCGGCAGCCGGGAGGGCGGCGACGAGCGCGCCCGAGCCGAGGCCGGCGATGCCCATGTTGATGAGCGCCTGCCAGGTGTGGTCGTGGAAGGGCAGCCACAGCAGGTAGCCGACGCCGACGAGGCAGCAGGCGACGACGAGGGCACGACGTACGCCACCCAGCAGCCGCGTCGTGAGCGGGAGGGTGAACGCGCCGATCGCCAGCGTGACGACGTACAACCCGATGAGCGTCGAGATGAAGGCCGAGTCGGCGCCGAGGCCGTAGCCGCGCACGGCCGGGTCGGCCTGGGCGTAGGTGGACAGCGGGATCTGGCCGCCGAGGACCGGGACGCCGAAGAGGAAGGCCGTCAGCTGCACCGGCCACTGGGCCGAGCTGGAGAACAGCCTCACGTCGACGATGGGCTCGGGGTGGCGGGCCTCGAAGCGCCAGAAGGCCGCGAAGACGGCGAACGAGACCAGGATCGTCAGCCAGCCGAGCAGGTTGCCGCCACCGTCGAGGCGGAGCCACACCAGTCCGCCCATCAGCACGCCGAGCGCGACGGTGACCAGGCCGAGGCCGGCCCAGTCGATGCCGCCGCCGGTGTCGTCGCCCGGCGCCTGCTCGATGCCGACGAGGATCACGAAGAAGACGGCGGTGACGACGACGGCGGGCATCGCGAGCAGGACGTTCATGTCGAGGGAGTCGACCAGCAGCCCGCTGGTGAGCGCGCCGACGATCACCGCCAGCTCCAGCGAGCCGACGAGGATCGCGGCCCCTCTCCGGGTCAGCAGCTCCTGGCGTCCGGACGAGCGTGTGCGGCGGTGGATGATCGCGATCTCCAGCGGCAGCCAGACGACGTACGCGCCCTGGATCGCCCAGCCGAGCAGGAAGCTGGTGAAGCCGGGCGCGAACGCCAGCCACCACGAGCCGACGGCCGTGACCGCGGTCGAGATCAGCAGCACCTTCTTGTGGCCGACCAGGTCGCCGAGCCGCGCCAGCAGCGGGATGCAGAGCGCGCTGACGATCAGCTGCGCGGCCTCGAACCAGTTGATGTCGCCCTCGTGGATCGACAGGTGCTCGGCGATCTGCGGGTAGATCGGCGTGTAGTAGCCCTGCAGGATGCCGCTGGCGAACTCCACCAGCACCAGGAAGCCGACGATCGCGGCCAGGCCCTTGACGGCCGTCGTCGCAGCGGGCTTCGTCGTGCTCATGCGGGGAGCCTCTCGATCAGCAGCTGGTACCAGCGCGCTCCGTCGACGAGGTCGGCGACGCCGATGTGCTCGTCGTAGGAGTGGATCGCCTGGCGCTGGGCCTTGGTCATCCGGAAGGGGGCGAAGCGGTAGACGTGCTCGCTGATCGCGGTGAAGTGCCGGGAGTCGGTCGCCGCCATCATCACGTAGGGCGTCGGCACGGCTTCGGGGAACACCGCGGTGATGCAGCTCTCGACCAGCTCGAAGGCCTCGTCCATCGGCGAGATCGGCGACGGCTCACCGGCCTCGACGACGTCGATGCGGATCGAGTCGTCGGCCACGGCCCTGCGGACGTGCTCGACCACGCCGGCGACCGTGTCGCCCACCATCACCCGGATGTTGAGCCCGGCCTTGGCGGTCGAGGCGATCACGTTGAGGGCGGGCGATCCGCTCAGCGTGGTGGTGGCGACCGTCGTCCGTGTCATCGCGGCGGCCTCGGGTCCGGCGGCCAGCAGCGCCCGGGTGACCACCGGCGCCAGCCTGTCGGCGTTGCCGAGGAGCGGCTTGAGGACCGGGCGCAGCGGGAGCGGGACGTGGGGTGCGAGCCGGCGCATCAGCTCCAGCGTCGGCGCGGGTGCCGACGCCGGGAAGGGCGCCTTCTCGACGTTGAGGATGGCGCGGGCGAGGCGTGCGGTGGGGCCGTTCCTGGCCGGGGTGGAGGCGTGCCCGCCGCGGCCCTCGGCGACCAGCTCGAGCGAGGTGGTGCCCTTCTCGGTCACGCCGATCACCCCGAGCGGCGCCTTCACGCCCGGGAACGCCCCGCCCGCGATCGCGCCGCCCTCGTCGAGGACCAGCCACGGGGTGACGCCGCGCTCGCGGAGCACGGCGACGGCCTCGGTCGCGGCCGTCCCGCTGACCTCCTCGTCGCAGCCGAACGACAGCCAGACGTCCTGCGCTGGCACGTGCCCGGACTCGAGCAGTGACTCGACGGCCTCGCAGATCCCGGCCACGCAGCCCTTGTCGTCGAGCGTCCCGCGGCCCCAGATTGCCGGCCCGCTGTCGGAGTCGTGGATCTCGCCGCCGAAGGGCTCGTGCTGCCAGGGAGCCTCGCCGTCGACGGGTACGACGTCGAGGTGGGCCATCAGCACGACCGGCCGCTCGGTGCTCGCGCCGGCCCAGCGGAAGAGGAGGCCGTGGGTGCCGACCCGCGTCAGCTCGAGCCGCGCGTGGAGCAGCGGGAACTGCGTCGCGAGCTCGGCCAGCAGGCGGTCGAAGGCGTCGGTGTCGATCCGCGACGGGTCGCGGTCGGAGACCGTCGGGATGCGGACGAGCGCCTGCAGGGCGGACACCACGCGGGGGGTCGGGCCGTCGGTCATGGGCTGACCGTAGTGCCCCAGCGACCCCGGTGGACCAGATTCTCGCGCCGCTCGCGCCGGGCCGGTGATCCCTTCGCCCCGCTGTCCGCGACCCGGTGCCCGACGGTGATCGCGCCGACCGGCCTGTGGTCGGCCGGGACGTCGAACGCCTCGCGGAACGACTCGGTGTGCTGGCCGGGGATGCCGAAGAAGCAGGCGCCGAGCCCCTCGTCGACCGCCGTCTGGAGGATGAGCAGCGCGGCCATGCCGGTGTCGACGTACCAGTAGGGGACCGGCCACCGGTCGTCCCTCCGGTCGGTCCAGCCCTTGTCCTCCTCGGCGTACCTCTCCAGGTAGGCGTCCTTGCTCGCCAGCGGCACGATCACGACCGGCGCGGTGCGCATCCCGTCGAGCCAGGTGTTGTGGGTGTCGGGGTCGGCGCCGGTCGACACCCAGAACCGCGCGACGTCCTCGGGGGTGTCGAGCACCAGGAACGCCCACCCCTGGGTGAAGCCCGCGTTGGGCGCCCGCTGCGCGTGCTCGAGCATCCGGTCGACGACGGCCGGGTCGACCGGCTGCTCGGCGTAGCGGCGGACCATCCGGCGACGGCGTACGACCTCACGGAACTCCATGTCCCCTTTATAGGGGTCTCGGATCCGAGACGCCTCGCCGACGACGCTCGTTGACCGGTGTGGCCGCACCCGGTGGACTGGCGCCATGGCCGGTCAGGACTTCGAGGAGATGTGGCGCGACCTCGCGCCGGTGGGGCGATCGGCCACCTCGGGCGGCTACTTCCGCCAGCCCTGGGCCTCGGCGGAGACCGAGCTGCGGGCGTGGTTCGCCGAGCAGTGCGAGGCTCGCGGGCTCACGGTCGAGACCGACGGCATCGGCAACCAGGTCGCCTGGTGGGGAACCGGCGACGACGGCGTGCTCACCGGCTCGCACCTCGACAGCGTCCTCGACGGTGGGGCGTACGACGGCCCGCTGGGCGTGGTCTCCGCGCTCGCCGCCCTCGACACGCTGCGGGCCCGTGGCTTCGAGCCGGGACGACCACTGGGGATCGGTGTGTTCGTCGAGGAGGAGGGCTCGCGCTTCGGACGCGCGTGCCTCGGCTCACGGCTGGTCACGGGGGCCACGACCTGGGACCAGGCCAAGGAGCTGCGCGACCGTGACGGCGTCTTCCTCGCGGACGCGATCTCCGACGCCGGGCTCGACCCCGCGCGCGGCCTCCTGGACCTCGACCGCGTCGGCACCTTCGTCGAGCTCCACGTCGAGCAGGGCCGCGACCTCGTCGACCGCGACGTCGCCGTCGGGCTGGCGAGCGAGATCTGGCCGCACGGCCGCTGGCGCTTCGACTTCGCCGGACAGGCCAACCACGCCGGCACCACGCGCATGGAGGACCGGCACGACCCGATGCTGTCCTACGCGATGACTGCGCTCGCGGCCAACAAGCAGGCGCGTCTCGCCGGACAGCGGGCCACCTTCGGCCGGATCGCGGTCGAGCCCAACGGCACCAACGCCGTGCCCTCGCTCGTCACGGCCTGGCTCGACGCGCGAGCGTCGTCCGACGGCGCCCTCGCCGAGCTGGTGGAGGCGATCGAGCGGCAGGCGACCGACCGCGCGGAGCGCGACGGCACCTCGCTGACGCTGACCGCCGAGTCCGTCTCGGGCTCGGTCGCCTTCGACACCGACCTGGCCGCGCGCCTCGCCGGCCTCCGCGACTGGCCGGTCATCCCGACCCAGGCCGGCCACGACGCGGGCATCCTGTCCGAGGCCGGCATCCCCACCGCGATGGTCTTCGTCCGCAACCCGACCGGGATCTCGCACTCGCCCGACGAGCGCGCCGAGACCGCCGACTGCCTGGCCGGGGTCGAGGCGCTCGCGGACGTGCTGGCCGAGCTGGCCGGTCCCGGGCAGCCGGCATGACGGCGTACCTCCTCGAGCGCGCCTGGCTCCCGACGGCGACCGGTGGCTCCTTCCGCGACGACGTCCTCGTCGAGGTGGTCGACGGCCGCTTCGCCTCGGTCACGCCCGATGCGGACCCGAAGTGCGCGGTCCCGGTGCGCGGCCTCGTCGTGCCCGGCCTCGCCAACACCCACAGTCACGCCTTCCATCGGGCGCTCCGCGGCCGCACCCAGCGCGAGCGCGGCACGTTCTGGACCTGGCGCGACCAGATGTACGACGTCGCGGCGCGGCTCGACCCGGAGACCTACCTCGCCCTCGCGCGGGCGACCTACCGCGAGATGGCCGCCGCCGGCATCACGGCCGTCGGGGAGTTCCACTACCTCCACCACCAGCCCGACGGCACGCCCTACGCCGACCCGAACGAGATGGGGCTGGCGCTCGTGCACGCCGCACGCGAGGCCGGGATCCGGATCACCCTGCTCGACACGCTCTACCTCTCCTCGGGCTTCGGCGCCCCGCCCCAGGGAGCACAGGTGCGCTACGACGACGGGAGCGTGCAGCAGTGGCTGGAACGGACGGCCGCCGTCGGCGCACTGGGTGACGGCGCCCGGACAGGAGTCGCCGTGCACTCCGTGCGCGCCGTGCCCGCGTCCGACCTGGCCCACGTCGCCGCGGGGATCGGCGACCGTCCCTTCCACGTGCACCTCTCCGAGCAGGTCGCCGAGAACGACGGCTG is a window of Nocardioides oleivorans DNA encoding:
- a CDS encoding maleylpyruvate isomerase family mycothiol-dependent enzyme — encoded protein: MTDVWELVRAEREALIDDLAGLADEQWDVPSWCGGWTVHDVAAHLVDNARTTRLGIVLAMARARFDFDRQNDDGVARWQGSTPAETHARLREVAGRTTTPPAPLDSRLVEEVVHGEDVRRPLGIRRAYPEETVSRALAHQLRTSVGLGGGKQRAAGLRLVATDADLSYGDGAEVSGPLVSLLMVVSGRAQALGDLSGPGTGRLEQGLSGSS
- a CDS encoding MFS transporter, giving the protein MSTTKPAATTAVKGLAAIVGFLVLVEFASGILQGYYTPIYPQIAEHLSIHEGDINWFEAAQLIVSALCIPLLARLGDLVGHKKVLLISTAVTAVGSWWLAFAPGFTSFLLGWAIQGAYVVWLPLEIAIIHRRTRSSGRQELLTRRGAAILVGSLELAVIVGALTSGLLVDSLDMNVLLAMPAVVVTAVFFVILVGIEQAPGDDTGGGIDWAGLGLVTVALGVLMGGLVWLRLDGGGNLLGWLTILVSFAVFAAFWRFEARHPEPIVDVRLFSSSAQWPVQLTAFLFGVPVLGGQIPLSTYAQADPAVRGYGLGADSAFISTLIGLYVVTLAIGAFTLPLTTRLLGGVRRALVVACCLVGVGYLLWLPFHDHTWQALINMGIAGLGSGALVAALPAAAAAAAPPERTGIATGMTNGTKTVGGAIASAIFAIALTATGSLDATAEKVAPLSGYLTVWAVCAGASFLAALALLAAPKHAFSDAPAAPGVIPG
- a CDS encoding M20/M25/M40 family metallo-hydrolase, which gives rise to MTDGPTPRVVSALQALVRIPTVSDRDPSRIDTDAFDRLLAELATQFPLLHARLELTRVGTHGLLFRWAGASTERPVVLMAHLDVVPVDGEAPWQHEPFGGEIHDSDSGPAIWGRGTLDDKGCVAGICEAVESLLESGHVPAQDVWLSFGCDEEVSGTAATEAVAVLRERGVTPWLVLDEGGAIAGGAFPGVKAPLGVIGVTEKGTTSLELVAEGRGGHASTPARNGPTARLARAILNVEKAPFPASAPAPTLELMRRLAPHVPLPLRPVLKPLLGNADRLAPVVTRALLAAGPEAAAMTRTTVATTTLSGSPALNVIASTAKAGLNIRVMVGDTVAGVVEHVRRAVADDSIRIDVVEAGEPSPISPMDEAFELVESCITAVFPEAVPTPYVMMAATDSRHFTAISEHVYRFAPFRMTKAQRQAIHSYDEHIGVADLVDGARWYQLLIERLPA
- a CDS encoding nitroreductase family protein; amino-acid sequence: MEFREVVRRRRMVRRYAEQPVDPAVVDRMLEHAQRAPNAGFTQGWAFLVLDTPEDVARFWVSTGADPDTHNTWLDGMRTAPVVIVPLASKDAYLERYAEEDKGWTDRRDDRWPVPYWYVDTGMAALLILQTAVDEGLGACFFGIPGQHTESFREAFDVPADHRPVGAITVGHRVADSGAKGSPARRERRENLVHRGRWGTTVSP
- a CDS encoding allantoate amidohydrolase; the protein is MAGQDFEEMWRDLAPVGRSATSGGYFRQPWASAETELRAWFAEQCEARGLTVETDGIGNQVAWWGTGDDGVLTGSHLDSVLDGGAYDGPLGVVSALAALDTLRARGFEPGRPLGIGVFVEEEGSRFGRACLGSRLVTGATTWDQAKELRDRDGVFLADAISDAGLDPARGLLDLDRVGTFVELHVEQGRDLVDRDVAVGLASEIWPHGRWRFDFAGQANHAGTTRMEDRHDPMLSYAMTALAANKQARLAGQRATFGRIAVEPNGTNAVPSLVTAWLDARASSDGALAELVEAIERQATDRAERDGTSLTLTAESVSGSVAFDTDLAARLAGLRDWPVIPTQAGHDAGILSEAGIPTAMVFVRNPTGISHSPDERAETADCLAGVEALADVLAELAGPGQPA
- a CDS encoding formimidoylglutamate deiminase, whose amino-acid sequence is MTAYLLERAWLPTATGGSFRDDVLVEVVDGRFASVTPDADPKCAVPVRGLVVPGLANTHSHAFHRALRGRTQRERGTFWTWRDQMYDVAARLDPETYLALARATYREMAAAGITAVGEFHYLHHQPDGTPYADPNEMGLALVHAAREAGIRITLLDTLYLSSGFGAPPQGAQVRYDDGSVQQWLERTAAVGALGDGARTGVAVHSVRAVPASDLAHVAAGIGDRPFHVHLSEQVAENDGCLEAYGVSPTRLLADAGLLGPTTSLVHATHLSDADIALIGGARAFASFCPTTERDLGDGIGPSRALHDAGARLTLGSDSHAVVDLFEEMRAVELDERLATQQRGHWTAGELLGAATVMGQASLWWDDAGAIAVGKRADLVVLDPASPRTAGTGRDENTVVFAAVTEDVRRVMADGRWIIDDDGDRAGIGRELDDVIGRIWEDA